Proteins encoded by one window of Bacillus rossius redtenbacheri isolate Brsri chromosome 3, Brsri_v3, whole genome shotgun sequence:
- the LOC134530262 gene encoding uncharacterized protein LOC134530262, producing MYVIDRSEMASKTAELQKCLKVTSEGGNSFRLLTIKEENGRMNLTFVDEKVVDQLVPLVKKEIKQEPEDIEEELDTEEDQEDALCDESENVAASADDMVSSCSSMYDSISIKDEVFIDTSEELCPQDSDTRSNMLVQHLLTPPREEFTLDEETHSEMLKKAKKNSHSLLVSLLNAGVLQPGTPPESPPDRHPANPPEKPPDFLLANLLKSRPEKSSPNLVANPPDLRLTTLLDSLPEKRLPNPVEKPPDLCLASLLGSRPEMRLASLLGDRPEKSLADPPVSYLEKNAANPQESNAEQRLANLLECSPEKNVAKPLESPSDRRLANPPEKPYRGDPHVIVNHSKHSQKDEQQPLDLTLGTGVARKRPCEVGETEDSDCAPTPNKLNVYIDDTGLHSLISSSRALLSLFNEQRNIQPQLQEQQQQQQQQQHEPQQQIPVFDVPDDMDPTDVELAFTDEVLLSLSMRDLNRKLRQFPRDMVLRLKQRRRMLKNRGYAQTCRSRRQQQRSELEATIRDLQSELRGVRMELARVVRELNQYKQGHIFSLNIFPSQVMVQPAVSHCVDAASDVAKDHPGGLRPLPSVDENRVSPSQETTASTGLPSSVLTGPSGRKSAVGGGHEELPDGGEVHSTSPFATRCHSDTSASSKGFSSSVCTPEMSEESGVDQNLDSVSGDVSSRDGSSPPGKVKSPDFIGRFYDFCLRRTGSRLFVGSEQSDSDSQDAVQVQSQGKSSSGAPDPEVSENPVNIVNLSVSEVEGSGELPDDNETCQRVSLNSGNNSLLIVSPSLHEEITTSDSSDSNLETTGIVNSDPLSGI from the exons ATGTACGTCATAGATAGAAGCGAAATGGCAAGCAAAACAGCAGAACTTCAGAAATGCTTGAAAGTAACATCTGAAGGAGGAAACTCATTCCGCTTACTGACAATTAAG GAGGAAAATGGACGAATGAATTTAACGTTTGTTGATGAAAAAGTCGTGGATCAACTTGTTCCATTGGTCAAGAAGGAAATCAAG caAGAGCCAGAAGATATTGAAGAAGAGCTAGATACCGAAGAGGATCAAGAAGATGCCTTGTGCGATGAGTCTGAGAATGTGGCTGCTTCTGCGGATGACATGGTGTCATCATGCAGCAGCATGTACGATAGCATTTCCATCAAGGATGAAGTTTTCATAGATACATCTGAGGAGTTATGCCCACAAGATTCTGATAC GCGAAGCAACATGTTGGTGCAGCACTTACTTACGCCGCCAAGAGAGGAGTTTACACTAGATGAGGAGACACACTCAGAAATGCTGAAGAAGGCAAAGAAGAACAGCCACAGTCTCCTTGTCAGCCTGCTCAATGCGGGTGTCCTCCAACCTGGCACTCCACCCGAGAGCCCACCTGATAGGCACCCAGCCAACCCACCAGAGAAACCTCCTGACTTTCTGTTGGCCAACCTGCTGAAGAGTCGTCCTGAAAAGAGCTCACCTAATCTAGTGGCAAATCCGCCTGATTTGCGGTTGACAACTTTGCTGGACAGCCTCCCTGAAAAGCGCTTGCCTAATCCAGTGGAGAAACCACCTGACTTATGCTTGGCCAGTCTTTTGGGCAGCCGTCCTGAAATGCGCTTGGCCAGTCTTTTGGGCGACCGTCCTGAAAAGAGCTTGGCAGACCCTCCGGTCAGCTATCTTGAAAAGAACGCGGCCAACCCACAGGAGAGCAATGCCGAACAACGCTTAGCCAACTTGTTGGAGTGCTCGCCTGAGAAGAATGTGGCCAAACCTCTGGAAAGCCCGAGTGACAGGCGCTTGGCCAACCCACCCGAGAAGCCGTACCGTGGAGACCCACACGTCATTGTCAACCACAGCAAGCACAGCCAAAAAGACGAACAGCAGCCGCTGGATCTGACTCTCGGCACCGGTGTCGCTCGCAAGCGGCCGTGTGAGGTCGGCGAGACGGAAGACTCGGATTGTGCTCCGACGCCCAACAAGTTAAACGTCTACATCGACGACACTGGCCTTCACTCGCTCATATCCAGCAGCCGCGCCCTGCTTTCACTCTTCAACGAGCAGAGAAACATCCAGCCACAGCTGCAAgagcagcaacagcaacagcaacagcaacagcacgAGCCACAGCAGCAGATACCCGTCTTCGATGTGCCAGATGACATGGACCCCACAGATGTGGAGCTGGCATTCACAGACGAGGTTCTGCTGTCATTGTCGATGCGCGACCTCAATCGGAAACTGCGCCAGTTTCCTCGTGATATGGTGCTACGTCTCAAGCAGAGGCGGCGCATGTTGAAGAATCGTGGGTACGCACAGACGTGTCGCAGTCGTCGGCAGCAGCAGCGCTCTGAGCTCGAGGCAACCATCCGGGATCTGCAGAGCGAGTTAAGAGGTGTCAGAATGGAGCTGGCCAGGGTCGTCAGGGAGTTGAACCAGTACAAGCAGGGTCACATCTTCTCTTTGAATATTTTCCCATCCCAAGTGATGGTGCAGCCTGCAGTTTCTCACTGTGTAGATGCAGCTTCAGATGTGGCGAAAGATCATCCTGGCGGTCTGAGGCCACTTCCTTCTGTTGATGAGAATCGGGTGTCACCAAGCCAGGAGACGACTGCCAGCACAGGACTGCCCTCATCTGTCCTGACTGGTCCCAGCGGTCGGAAATCTGCAGTCGGCGGAGGTCACGAAGAACTTCCGGACGGCGGCGAGGTCCATTCGACTTCTCCATTTGCCACCCGATGTCATTCAGACACAAGTGCCAGTAGCAAAGGATTTTCTTCCTCGGTCTGCACTCCGGAAATGTCCGAGGAAAGTGGTGTCGATCAGAATTTAGACTCTGTGTCCGGCGATGTAAGCAGTCGAGATGGGTCGTCACCTCCTGGTAAAGTGAAATCCCCTGACTTTATCGGAAGATTCTATGACTTCTGCTTGCGCCGAACGGGGTCCCGCTTGTTTGTGGGTTCTGAGCAAAGCGATTCCGACTCGCAAGATGCTGTCCAGGTCCAGTCGCAGGGAAAAAGTAGCTCTGGTGCACCTGATCCCGAAGTGAGCGAAAATCCAGTTAACATCGTGAATCTCTCTGTCAGTGAAGTGGAAGGCAGTGGTGAATTACCGGATGATAATGAGACGTGTCAACGAGTTTCTTTGAATTCGGGCAACAATTCGCTTCTGATTGTCTCGCCAAGCTTACATGAAGAAATTACTACCTCTGATTCATCAGACTCTAATCTAGAAACTACGGGTATTGTTAACTCAGACCCTCTAAGCGGTATTTGA